The following are encoded together in the Oncorhynchus clarkii lewisi isolate Uvic-CL-2024 chromosome 25, UVic_Ocla_1.0, whole genome shotgun sequence genome:
- the LOC139384218 gene encoding LOW QUALITY PROTEIN: tuberoinfundibular peptide of 39 residues (The sequence of the model RefSeq protein was modified relative to this genomic sequence to represent the inferred CDS: inserted 3 bases in 2 codons): protein MAALAPLAASXALLLLTLSAITLVSSSYPQPRHRPIHIGTSPGDPGDKSEDWEGLWPSISLRDWSMQMSAPDFGAAKSKAELLGEQWLPMVGSSQMDENMAKGWLGDWALQGSNNEEKRNIVVADDAAFREKSKLXNSYMQKLLVVNSQ, encoded by the exons ATGGCTGCCTTGGCTCCTCTTGCTGCCTC TGCCCTCCTGCTGCTGACCCTAAGTGCCATAACTCTGGTGTCCTCCAGCTACCCTCAGCCACGCCACCGACCCATACACAT AGGCACCTCTCCAGGCGATCCAGGAGACAAGAGTGAGGATTGGGAGGGTCTCTGGCCCTCCATCTCGCTCCGTGATTGGAGCATGCAGATGTCAGCCCCAGACTTTGGTGCGGCCAAGAGCAAGGCAGAGCTCCTGGGGGAGCAGTGGCTCCCAATGGTGGGCTCATCACAGATGGACGAGAACATGGCCAAGGGCTGGCTGGGTGACTGGGCTCTGCAGGGATCTAacaatgaggagaagaggaacatTGTGGTGGCAGATGATGCAGCTTTCAGGGAGAAGAGTAAGC CTAACTCCTATATGCAGAAACTGTTGGTTGTCAACTCCCAGTAG
- the LOC139383910 gene encoding transmembrane protein 121, translating into MVLPQPDKRHVCLTTMVIMTSMAFMDAYLVEQNQGPRKIGVCIIVLVGDICFLIVLRYVAVWVGAEVKTAKRGYAMILWFLYIFVLEIKLYFVFQNYKADRKSLETVARKALTLLLSVCVPGLYLVLVALDSMEYVRTFRKKEDMRGRLFWVALDLLDVLDIQANLWEPQRTGLPIWAEGLMFFYCYILLLILPCVSLSEISVQGEHVSPQKMMLYPVLSLVTINIVTIMIRGVNMVLFQDSRVSTIFIGKNVVAIATKACTFLEYRRQVKEFPPQDPSMAGIALELQQGNSVGHNHGHNQTLPNATTSLPDEPSPTEVIDT; encoded by the exons ATGGTTTTGCCGCAGCCAGACAAGCGCCATGTGTGCCTGACCACAATGGTGATCATGACCAGCATGGCCTTTATGGATGCCTACCTAGTAGAGCAGAACCAAGGGCCCAGGAAG ATCGGGGTGTGCATAATCGTGCTGGTGGGAGACATCTGTTTCCTCATCGTGCTGCGCTACGTGGCGGTTTGGGTCGGGGCCGAGGTGAAAACTGCCAAGCGTGGCTATGCCATGATCCTCTGGTTCCTCTACATCTTCGTCCTGGAGATCAAACTCTACTTCGTCTTCCAG AACTACAAGGCGGACAGGAAGAGCCTGGAGACGGTGGCCCGCAAGGCTCTAACCTTACTCCTCTCTGTGTGCGTCCCGGGGCTGTACCTGGTCCTTGTTGCTCTGGACAGCATGGAGTATGTGAGAACCTTCCGGAAGAAGGAGGACATGCGGGGGAGGCTGTTCTGGGTGGCCCTGGACCTGCTGGATGTTCTGGACATCCAGGCCAACCTGTGGGAGCCCCAGCGGACGGGCCTACCCATCTGGGCCGAGGGACTGATGTTCTTCTACTGCTACATCCTCCTCCTTATCCTGCCCTGTGTCTCCCTGTCtgagatcagtgtccagggggagCACGTCTCGCCCCAGAAGATGATGCTGTACCCTGTTCTTAGTCTTGTTACCATAAACATAGTGACAATCATGATCCGTGGGGTCAACATGGTGCTGTTCCAGGATAGTAGGGTTTCCACAATCTTCATAGGGAAGAACGTGGTGGCCATAGCCACGAAGGCCTGTACGTTTCTGGAGTACAGGAGGCAGGTGAAGGAGTTCCCTCCACAGGACCCTAGCATGGCAGGTATAGCATTAGAGCTGCAACAAGGGAACTCTGTGGGTCACAACCACGGGCACAACCAGACCTTGCCCAATGCCACCACTAGCCTCCCCGACGAACCCTCACCGACTGAGGTCATAGACACATGA